A window of Amycolatopsis australiensis contains these coding sequences:
- a CDS encoding DUF1707 SHOCT-like domain-containing protein, with translation MEDNRTARIRAADADRERVATTVQTAGSEGRLTLEEVEERLTRVYAAKFTDELTALTADLPRPAPARPGFPLTLAALRRHPALRLHLAVVVVISVVAIVRWAVLGAGFFWPAFPMFWLAVSLLVHAGMRSVRERPGAPVPY, from the coding sequence ATGGAAGACAACCGCACCGCCCGCATCCGGGCCGCCGACGCCGACCGCGAACGCGTCGCCACCACCGTCCAGACCGCCGGTTCCGAAGGCCGGCTGACCCTCGAAGAGGTCGAAGAGCGCCTCACCCGCGTCTACGCCGCGAAGTTCACCGACGAGCTCACCGCGCTCACCGCCGACCTGCCGCGGCCCGCGCCGGCCCGCCCCGGCTTCCCGCTCACCCTCGCCGCGTTGCGCCGGCACCCCGCGCTGCGCCTGCACCTCGCCGTGGTCGTGGTGATCTCGGTGGTGGCGATCGTCCGCTGGGCGGTGCTCGGCGCCGGGTTCTTCTGGCCGGCCTTCCCGATGTTCTGGCTCGCCGTCAGCCTCTTGGTTCATGCGGGGATGCGCTCGGTCCGGGAGCGCCCCGGCGCGCCTGTGCCATACTGA
- the sucC gene encoding ADP-forming succinate--CoA ligase subunit beta produces the protein MDLYEYQARDLFAAHGVPVLPGSVASNPEEAKAAAEQIGTQVVVKAQVKVGGRGKAGGVKLAQTPDEAKEKAEAILGLDIKGHVTRRVLVAEASDIASEYYFSFLLDRANRTFLAMASAEGGMEIEQLAVERPEALAKVPVDAIAGVDKAKALEILKAGNFPAEIIDEAADVVVKLWETFVSEDATLVEVNPLVRDPQDKIIALDGKVTLDENASFRQPGHEALVDKEAENPLEAKAKAKDLNYVKLDGEVGIIGNGAGLVMSTLDVVAYAGEKHGGVKPANFLDIGGGASAEVMAAGLDVILNDTDVKSVFVNVFGGITACDAVANGIVEALKILGDEATKPLVVRLDGNNVVEGRKILADANHPLVTVVDTMDNAADKAAELAAAGA, from the coding sequence GTGGACCTCTACGAGTACCAGGCGAGGGATCTCTTCGCCGCCCACGGAGTACCGGTTCTGCCGGGCTCGGTGGCTAGCAACCCCGAAGAAGCCAAGGCCGCCGCGGAGCAGATCGGCACCCAGGTCGTCGTCAAGGCGCAGGTGAAGGTCGGCGGCCGGGGCAAGGCCGGTGGCGTCAAGCTGGCCCAGACGCCGGACGAGGCGAAGGAGAAGGCGGAAGCCATCCTCGGCCTCGACATCAAGGGCCACGTCACGCGTCGCGTGCTCGTGGCCGAAGCTTCGGACATCGCGTCCGAGTACTACTTCTCCTTCCTGCTGGACCGCGCGAACCGCACGTTCCTGGCGATGGCGTCCGCCGAGGGCGGCATGGAGATCGAGCAGCTCGCCGTCGAGCGCCCCGAGGCGCTCGCGAAGGTTCCCGTCGACGCGATCGCCGGCGTGGACAAGGCGAAGGCGCTCGAGATCCTGAAGGCCGGCAACTTCCCGGCCGAGATCATCGACGAAGCCGCCGACGTCGTCGTGAAGCTCTGGGAGACCTTCGTCTCCGAGGACGCGACCCTGGTCGAGGTCAACCCGCTGGTCCGCGACCCGCAGGACAAGATCATCGCCCTCGACGGCAAGGTCACCCTCGACGAGAACGCCTCCTTCCGCCAGCCGGGCCACGAGGCCCTGGTGGACAAGGAAGCCGAGAACCCCCTCGAAGCCAAGGCCAAGGCCAAGGACCTCAACTACGTCAAGCTCGACGGCGAGGTCGGCATCATCGGCAACGGCGCGGGCCTGGTCATGTCCACTTTGGACGTCGTGGCGTACGCGGGCGAGAAGCACGGCGGCGTGAAGCCGGCCAACTTCCTCGACATCGGCGGCGGCGCGTCGGCCGAGGTCATGGCGGCCGGCCTGGACGTCATCCTCAACGACACCGACGTGAAGAGCGTCTTCGTCAACGTCTTCGGCGGCATCACTGCCTGCGACGCGGTGGCGAACGGCATCGTCGAGGCCCTGAAGATCCTGGGCGACGAGGCCACCAAGCCGCTGGTCGTCCGCCTGGACGGCAACAACGTCGTGGAAGGCCGGAAGATCCTGGCCGACGCGAACCACCCGCTGGTCACCGTGGTGGACACAATGGACAACGCGGCCGACAAGGCTGCCGAGCTCGCCGCGGCAGGTGCGTGA
- a CDS encoding serine/threonine-protein kinase: MSSEGTIVGGRFRLDQPIGRGRAGIVWLAFDTRLFRTVAMKRMYLPVGAGDRAEQARAAAMQEGKDAARIEHPCAIKVFDVLPDGQDVWLVMEYIPSRSMATFLAEHGRLTPDQAAHLGIQLGNALTAIHAAGFVHRTLEPGTVLLADDGGVKLTDIGISGGGPSPAYVAPEVARGLPPTPAADVFSLGATLYTSVEGVPPFGDDGQSSERPPQNAGVLTEALRKMLRIDPTTRPTMADTVRSLKAITEGRETAFIPPTAPAIPTMPAGRPPVPPGPPPFQQQVPLTPPPGYAAQGATQQIPPVPQAMQYAPPPAPQPQQQAGGRNLPVSKKTLVTVAAILAAVLVGILVSELFFV; this comes from the coding sequence TTGAGTTCTGAAGGCACCATCGTCGGCGGCCGGTTCCGGCTGGACCAGCCGATCGGCCGTGGCCGCGCGGGCATCGTGTGGCTGGCGTTCGACACGCGGCTGTTCCGCACCGTCGCGATGAAGCGGATGTACCTGCCCGTCGGGGCTGGGGACCGCGCCGAGCAGGCGCGCGCCGCCGCGATGCAGGAGGGCAAGGACGCCGCGCGGATCGAGCACCCGTGCGCGATCAAGGTGTTCGACGTGCTGCCCGACGGCCAGGACGTCTGGCTGGTGATGGAGTACATCCCGTCGCGCAGCATGGCGACGTTCCTCGCCGAGCACGGCAGGCTCACCCCCGACCAAGCGGCGCACCTGGGCATCCAGCTGGGCAACGCGCTCACGGCGATCCACGCGGCCGGGTTCGTGCACCGCACGCTCGAGCCGGGCACGGTGCTGCTCGCCGACGACGGCGGCGTGAAGCTCACCGACATCGGCATCAGCGGCGGCGGCCCCAGCCCGGCGTACGTGGCACCCGAGGTCGCGCGCGGGCTGCCGCCGACCCCGGCCGCGGACGTCTTCTCACTCGGCGCGACGCTCTACACGTCCGTCGAGGGTGTCCCGCCGTTCGGTGACGACGGCCAGTCTTCGGAACGCCCGCCGCAGAACGCGGGCGTGCTCACCGAGGCGCTGCGCAAGATGCTGCGCATCGACCCGACGACGCGTCCGACCATGGCCGACACGGTCCGCTCGCTGAAGGCGATCACCGAGGGCCGCGAGACGGCGTTCATCCCGCCGACCGCGCCGGCCATCCCGACGATGCCCGCGGGACGGCCGCCGGTGCCGCCGGGGCCGCCGCCGTTCCAGCAGCAGGTCCCGCTCACGCCGCCGCCCGGCTACGCGGCCCAGGGCGCGACGCAGCAGATCCCGCCGGTACCGCAGGCCATGCAGTACGCGCCGCCGCCGGCACCGCAGCCGCAGCAGCAGGCCGGCGGACGGAACCTGCCGGTGTCGAAGAAGACGCTGGTCACCGTGGCCGCGATTCTCGCGGCCGTGCTCGTCGGCATCCTCGTCTCGGAGCTGTTCTTCGTCTAG
- a CDS encoding serine/threonine-protein kinase yields MSDEGRLVAGRYRIVGRIGTGAMGAVWQAHDEVLGRTVAIKQLLLQPHLDEHDAEDARQRTMREGRIAARLHHPNAISVFDVVTDDNGQPCLIMEYLNSTSLAAVLQERRTLPPTEVARIGAQVAAALREAHANGIVHRDIKPGNILLAGNGTVKITDFGISRAKDDVTVTKTGMIAGTPAYLAPEVAIGGEPGPESDVFSLGSTLYAACEGQPPFGLSENTLSLLHAVAAGQIIPPRQSGPLASVLAVLLHPDVQHRPTAEECEELLAAVARGETPLGAPADETVLAPSAGVLGAAAVADPNATQMFDEVPAGHSGTLLNDPAPTQAVPYYDEDDYPEATGYPEDDYDGYGHQAAGNVPPGLAATRAVPVPPHEQSPYADDYDDYEDEPAPPPPPRRPQTSPADEDDEKPGAWKRPAIIGGIVVVGLVALAVWLLSPNNPEAPAAPVSSSKPAPVATSESLPSTTEDSVSTADVPPPAQETTSSARHTSTPRETQPVETTTTPKSTTPKPPSTTPSTDTKPTDTPTGGSSSSVANGG; encoded by the coding sequence GTGAGCGACGAGGGTCGTCTGGTCGCCGGTCGGTACCGCATCGTCGGCCGGATCGGCACGGGCGCGATGGGGGCCGTCTGGCAGGCGCACGACGAGGTCCTGGGCCGCACGGTCGCCATCAAGCAGCTGCTCCTCCAGCCGCACCTGGACGAGCACGACGCCGAGGACGCCCGGCAGCGGACCATGCGCGAGGGCCGGATCGCGGCCCGCCTGCACCACCCGAACGCGATCTCCGTCTTCGACGTCGTCACCGACGACAACGGGCAGCCCTGCCTGATCATGGAGTACCTCAACTCCACCAGCCTGGCCGCCGTGCTGCAGGAACGCCGCACGCTGCCGCCGACGGAGGTGGCGCGCATCGGCGCCCAGGTCGCCGCGGCGCTGCGCGAGGCGCACGCGAACGGCATCGTGCACCGCGACATCAAGCCGGGCAACATCCTGCTCGCCGGCAACGGCACCGTGAAGATCACCGACTTCGGCATCTCCCGCGCCAAGGACGACGTCACGGTCACCAAGACCGGGATGATCGCCGGCACCCCCGCCTACCTCGCCCCCGAGGTCGCCATCGGCGGCGAGCCGGGACCCGAGTCCGACGTCTTCTCCCTCGGCTCCACGCTGTATGCCGCGTGCGAGGGCCAGCCGCCGTTCGGGCTGTCGGAGAACACGCTGAGCCTGCTGCACGCGGTCGCGGCGGGCCAGATCATCCCGCCGCGCCAGTCCGGGCCGCTGGCGAGCGTGCTGGCCGTGCTGCTGCACCCGGACGTCCAGCACCGGCCGACCGCCGAGGAGTGCGAGGAGCTGCTCGCGGCCGTCGCCCGCGGTGAGACGCCGCTCGGCGCCCCGGCCGACGAGACGGTGCTGGCGCCGTCCGCCGGCGTCCTCGGCGCGGCCGCCGTCGCGGACCCGAACGCGACCCAGATGTTCGACGAGGTCCCGGCGGGCCACTCGGGCACGCTGCTGAACGACCCGGCCCCGACCCAGGCCGTGCCGTACTACGACGAGGACGACTACCCGGAGGCCACCGGCTACCCGGAGGACGACTACGACGGGTACGGCCACCAGGCCGCGGGGAACGTGCCACCCGGACTGGCCGCGACCCGCGCGGTGCCGGTGCCGCCGCACGAGCAGAGCCCGTACGCGGACGACTACGACGACTACGAAGACGAGCCGGCCCCGCCGCCCCCGCCGCGGCGCCCGCAGACGAGCCCGGCGGACGAGGACGACGAGAAGCCCGGCGCCTGGAAGCGCCCGGCGATCATCGGCGGCATCGTGGTCGTGGGCCTGGTGGCGCTCGCCGTGTGGCTGCTGAGCCCGAACAACCCGGAGGCCCCCGCGGCGCCGGTGTCGAGCAGCAAGCCGGCGCCCGTCGCGACGTCGGAGTCGCTGCCGTCGACGACGGAGGATTCGGTCAGCACGGCGGACGTGCCGCCGCCTGCCCAGGAGACGACCTCGTCGGCCAGGCACACGTCCACTCCACGCGAAACGCAACCCGTGGAAACGACCACTACGCCGAAGTCGACGACGCCGAAACCGCCTTCTACGACGCCGTCAACCGACACCAAGCCGACCGATACGCCAACTGGCGGCTCCAGCTCGAGCGTAGCCAACGGCGGATGA
- the sucD gene encoding succinate--CoA ligase subunit alpha, with protein sequence MSIFLNENSKVIVQGLTGSEGMKHATKMLKSGTNIVGGVNARKAGQTVTIEGKDLTVFGTVEEAIKETGADVSVIFVPPKFAKDAVIEAIDAEIPLAVVITEGIPVHDSAYFWAHAVAKGNKTRIIGPNCPGVISPGKSNAGIIPADITGPGNIGLVSKSGTLTYQMMYELRDIGFSTAVGIGGDPIIGTTHIDALEAFEADPETKVIVMIGEIGGDAEERAAAYIKENVTKPVVGYVAGFTAPEGKTMGHAGAIVSGSSGTAAAKKEALEAAGVKVGKTPSETAVLARELYNNLG encoded by the coding sequence ATGTCGATCTTCCTCAACGAGAACAGCAAGGTCATCGTCCAGGGGCTCACCGGCTCCGAGGGCATGAAGCACGCGACCAAGATGCTGAAGTCCGGCACGAACATCGTGGGCGGCGTCAACGCCCGCAAGGCCGGCCAGACGGTCACCATCGAGGGCAAGGACCTCACCGTGTTCGGCACGGTCGAGGAGGCCATCAAGGAGACCGGCGCCGACGTCTCGGTCATCTTCGTGCCGCCGAAGTTCGCCAAGGACGCGGTCATCGAGGCCATCGACGCCGAGATCCCGCTGGCCGTGGTGATCACCGAGGGCATCCCGGTGCACGACTCGGCCTACTTCTGGGCCCACGCCGTCGCCAAGGGCAACAAGACCCGGATCATCGGCCCGAACTGCCCCGGCGTGATCAGCCCGGGCAAGTCGAACGCCGGCATCATCCCGGCCGACATCACCGGCCCCGGCAACATCGGTCTCGTGTCGAAGTCCGGCACGCTGACCTACCAGATGATGTACGAGCTGCGGGACATCGGCTTCTCGACCGCGGTCGGCATCGGCGGTGACCCGATCATCGGCACCACGCACATCGACGCCCTCGAGGCGTTCGAGGCCGACCCCGAGACCAAGGTCATCGTGATGATCGGCGAGATCGGCGGCGACGCCGAAGAGCGCGCCGCGGCCTACATCAAGGAGAACGTGACGAAGCCGGTCGTCGGCTACGTCGCGGGCTTCACCGCGCCCGAGGGCAAGACCATGGGCCACGCGGGCGCCATCGTGTCGGGCTCCTCCGGCACGGCCGCCGCGAAGAAGGAGGCCCTCGAGGCCGCCGGCGTCAAGGTCGGCAAGACCCCGAGCGAGACCGCCGTCCTCGCGCGTGAGCTGTACAACAACCTCGGCTGA
- a CDS encoding LysR family transcriptional regulator, which translates to MLDVRRMQVLRAVITSGSITAAARNLGYTPSAISQQLSALEREAGTELLERVGRGVRPTAAGALLSEHAETLSAELARAEAALTELKEGRIGRVAIRYFATAGASLVPPAIAAVRREHPGVRLDLKLVEPDDPMMDVEAGEADVAITVFPRKTPPGKGVELVHLLDDPYRAVLPKTHPLARKRVLDLTEFAEEPWVGVDGLPGVCRDILESACASAGFAPNIVVESEDYQTAQGFVAAGIGVGLVPELGLGAPHPGVVVRRIRNPEPVRAIHAAVASRAAGHPAVRTLLAAMRAATAKVA; encoded by the coding sequence ATGCTCGACGTTCGCCGCATGCAGGTCCTCCGCGCCGTGATCACCAGCGGGTCGATCACCGCCGCGGCCCGCAACCTCGGCTACACGCCGTCCGCGATCAGCCAGCAGCTCTCGGCACTCGAACGCGAAGCGGGCACCGAGCTGCTGGAGCGCGTCGGCCGCGGCGTCCGGCCGACCGCGGCGGGCGCGCTGCTGTCCGAGCACGCCGAGACGCTGAGCGCCGAGCTGGCCCGAGCCGAAGCCGCGCTGACCGAGCTCAAGGAAGGCCGCATCGGCCGCGTCGCCATCCGCTACTTCGCGACGGCCGGAGCGTCCCTGGTCCCGCCCGCCATCGCCGCGGTCCGCCGCGAGCACCCCGGCGTCCGCCTCGACCTGAAGCTCGTCGAGCCGGACGACCCGATGATGGACGTCGAAGCGGGCGAGGCCGACGTCGCGATCACTGTCTTCCCGCGCAAGACCCCGCCGGGCAAGGGGGTCGAGCTGGTGCACCTGCTCGACGACCCGTACCGCGCCGTGCTGCCGAAAACGCACCCGCTGGCCCGCAAGCGCGTGCTCGACCTGACCGAGTTCGCCGAGGAGCCGTGGGTCGGCGTCGACGGCCTCCCGGGCGTCTGCCGCGACATCCTGGAGAGTGCCTGCGCGTCCGCCGGGTTCGCGCCGAACATCGTCGTCGAGTCCGAGGACTACCAGACGGCGCAGGGGTTCGTCGCCGCCGGCATCGGCGTCGGCCTGGTGCCTGAACTGGGACTCGGCGCCCCGCACCCCGGCGTGGTCGTCCGCCGGATCCGCAACCCGGAGCCGGTCCGCGCGATCCACGCGGCGGTGGCGTCACGGGCGGCGGGCCACCCGGCCGTCCGCACGCTGCTGGCGGCCATGCGCGCGGCGACCGCCAAGGTGGCCTAG
- a CDS encoding DUF5336 domain-containing protein, translated as MTFPSGGPGYPQQGGGQQPPGPPSSGFPAQHQPPHSHQAPSGAGASLPQNLPLLLALVVAVFGLVQYFLGFSDSADVGLGTTFLLGGGLLAAMHALPKGPKTLPFAALFSVLGALDVLDALVAMQTSPGIVTVILILGILQMLVAVAALLLDQDVIKPPAPKPAAPQYGGQYGQPGQPGQQQFGQPGPQFGQQPGPVASAGEPSAPFSQPGQYGSPNPPSTTPPPGQQATTYAPQQGQFFQQPPPSDNPGTPPGGFGKTN; from the coding sequence ATGACCTTCCCCAGCGGCGGGCCTGGCTACCCCCAGCAGGGTGGCGGCCAGCAGCCCCCCGGACCGCCGTCCAGTGGCTTCCCGGCGCAGCACCAGCCGCCGCACTCGCACCAGGCGCCCTCGGGTGCCGGCGCGAGCCTGCCGCAGAACCTGCCGCTGCTGCTCGCCCTCGTCGTCGCGGTCTTCGGCCTCGTCCAGTACTTCCTCGGCTTCTCCGACAGCGCCGACGTCGGCCTCGGCACGACGTTCCTGCTGGGCGGCGGCCTGCTCGCGGCGATGCACGCGCTGCCGAAGGGCCCGAAGACGCTGCCGTTCGCCGCGCTGTTCAGCGTCCTCGGCGCGCTCGACGTCCTCGACGCGCTGGTCGCGATGCAGACCTCGCCGGGCATCGTCACCGTCATCCTGATCCTCGGCATCCTGCAGATGCTCGTCGCGGTCGCCGCGCTGCTGCTCGACCAGGACGTGATCAAGCCGCCGGCGCCGAAGCCCGCCGCGCCCCAATACGGCGGCCAGTACGGCCAGCCGGGTCAGCCCGGCCAGCAGCAGTTCGGCCAGCCGGGGCCGCAGTTCGGCCAGCAGCCGGGCCCGGTCGCCTCGGCCGGGGAGCCATCGGCGCCGTTCTCGCAGCCGGGCCAGTACGGCTCGCCGAACCCGCCGTCGACCACGCCGCCGCCGGGACAGCAGGCCACGACGTACGCCCCGCAGCAGGGCCAGTTCTTCCAGCAGCCGCCGCCGTCGGACAACCCGGGCACGCCGCCCGGCGGGTTCGGCAAGACGAACTGA
- the pcrA gene encoding DNA helicase PcrA, translating into MDTLFDLPAETPVRKPAAGGQAELLDDLNPAQREAVTHAGGPLLVVAGAGSGKTRVLTRRIAYLLAERRVHPGEIMAITFTNKAAAEMRERVAALVGRRANAMWVSTFHSMCVRILRREAKTLEMSSNFSIYDSDDTKRLITLVARDLDIDPKRYAARTLAVHISNLKNELTDPETAAANAANDLERRVAEVYAEYQRRLALANAFDFDDLIMRTVSLLQAFPDVAEYYRRRFRHVLVDEYQDTNHAQYTLVRELAGTAPDEAGVPPAELVVVGDADQSIYAFRGATIRNIEEFERDFPNAHTILLEQNYRSTQTILSAANAVIERNPNRRAKRLWTDSGDGEKIVGYVADNDHDEAAFVAGEIDALAEKGEADYSDVAVFYRTNNQSRVFEEIFIRLGLPYKVVGGVRFYERREVRDMIAYLRVLANPEDTVSLRRVLNVPKRGIGDRAEAVVATHAERERISFAQALRDAVEGKVPLLNPRSVKAIGGFVALLDELGALVDSGAEVHDVLEAVLDKTGYRVELEESEDPQDHTRVENLDELVTVAREFTEITAEVAADENAELVVDPGVPAPGSLPAFLERVSLVADADSVPSPDGGDEGDGGAGVVTLMTVHTAKGLEYPVVFCTGWEDGVFPHMRALGDPTELAEERRLAYVAITRARKRLYVSRAITRSAWGQPSMNPASRFLDELPPDLVDWRRLEPSSPGFGFGSGSRGTPRAATTWGGRRSSSPSSSSGTPSFGKGWKDTVALKLDVGDRVSHDKYGLGTVISCDGVGPRATATIDFGAAGKVRLMLIGSVPMVKL; encoded by the coding sequence ATGGACACCCTCTTCGATCTCCCCGCCGAGACCCCTGTGCGCAAGCCCGCCGCCGGCGGGCAGGCCGAGCTGCTCGACGACCTGAACCCCGCCCAGCGCGAAGCCGTCACTCACGCCGGTGGCCCGCTGCTGGTGGTGGCGGGCGCGGGATCGGGCAAGACCCGGGTGCTGACCCGCCGGATCGCCTACCTGCTCGCGGAACGCCGCGTGCACCCTGGCGAGATCATGGCGATCACGTTCACCAACAAGGCGGCCGCGGAGATGCGCGAGCGGGTCGCCGCGCTCGTCGGCCGTCGCGCGAACGCGATGTGGGTGTCGACGTTCCACTCGATGTGCGTGCGGATCCTGCGCCGCGAAGCCAAGACGCTGGAGATGTCGTCGAACTTCTCCATCTACGACTCGGACGACACGAAGCGGCTCATCACGCTCGTGGCGCGGGACCTCGACATCGACCCGAAGCGGTACGCGGCGCGCACGCTGGCCGTGCACATCTCGAACCTGAAGAACGAGCTGACCGACCCGGAGACCGCGGCGGCGAACGCGGCCAACGACCTGGAGCGCCGCGTCGCCGAGGTCTACGCCGAGTACCAGCGGCGGCTGGCGCTGGCCAACGCGTTCGACTTCGACGACCTCATCATGCGCACGGTGTCGCTGCTGCAGGCGTTCCCGGACGTCGCCGAGTACTACCGGCGGCGGTTCCGCCACGTGCTGGTCGACGAGTACCAGGACACGAACCACGCGCAGTACACCCTGGTGCGCGAGCTCGCCGGGACCGCGCCGGACGAGGCGGGCGTCCCGCCGGCCGAGCTGGTCGTCGTGGGTGACGCGGACCAGTCGATCTACGCCTTCCGCGGCGCGACGATCCGCAACATCGAGGAGTTCGAGCGGGACTTCCCGAACGCGCACACCATCCTGCTGGAGCAGAACTACCGGTCGACGCAGACGATCCTGTCCGCGGCCAACGCCGTCATCGAGCGGAACCCGAACCGGCGCGCGAAGCGGCTGTGGACCGACTCGGGTGACGGCGAGAAGATCGTCGGCTACGTCGCGGACAACGACCACGACGAAGCCGCGTTCGTCGCGGGCGAAATCGACGCGCTGGCCGAGAAGGGCGAGGCCGACTACTCCGACGTCGCCGTCTTCTACCGGACCAACAACCAGTCCCGCGTCTTCGAAGAGATCTTCATCCGGCTCGGCCTGCCGTACAAGGTTGTCGGCGGCGTGCGGTTCTACGAGCGCCGCGAGGTCCGCGACATGATCGCGTACCTGCGCGTGCTGGCGAACCCGGAGGACACGGTCAGCCTGCGGCGCGTGCTGAACGTGCCCAAGCGCGGCATCGGCGACCGCGCGGAAGCCGTCGTGGCGACGCACGCCGAGCGCGAGCGGATCTCGTTCGCCCAGGCGTTGCGCGACGCCGTCGAGGGCAAGGTGCCGCTGCTGAACCCGCGCTCGGTCAAGGCGATCGGCGGGTTCGTGGCGCTGCTCGACGAGCTGGGCGCGCTGGTCGACTCCGGTGCCGAGGTGCACGACGTGCTGGAGGCCGTGCTGGACAAGACCGGCTACCGTGTCGAGCTCGAGGAGTCGGAGGACCCGCAGGACCACACGCGCGTGGAGAACCTGGACGAGCTCGTCACGGTGGCGCGGGAGTTCACCGAGATCACCGCCGAGGTCGCCGCGGACGAGAACGCCGAGCTGGTCGTGGACCCGGGGGTGCCGGCGCCGGGGTCGCTGCCCGCGTTCCTGGAGCGCGTTTCGCTGGTCGCGGACGCCGATTCGGTGCCTTCGCCCGACGGCGGCGACGAAGGTGACGGCGGCGCGGGCGTGGTCACGCTGATGACCGTGCACACCGCGAAGGGCCTGGAGTACCCGGTGGTGTTCTGCACCGGCTGGGAGGACGGCGTCTTCCCGCACATGCGGGCGCTGGGCGACCCGACGGAGCTGGCCGAGGAACGGCGGCTGGCGTACGTCGCGATCACGCGGGCGCGGAAGCGCCTGTACGTCTCGCGGGCGATCACGCGGTCGGCCTGGGGCCAGCCGTCGATGAACCCGGCTTCGCGGTTCCTGGACGAGCTGCCGCCGGACCTCGTCGACTGGCGGCGGCTGGAGCCGTCCAGCCCGGGATTCGGCTTCGGGTCCGGTTCCCGCGGGACTCCGCGGGCGGCCACCACGTGGGGCGGCCGCCGGTCTTCTTCGCCGTCTTCGTCCTCCGGGACGCCGTCGTTCGGCAAGGGCTGGAAGGACACGGTGGCGCTGAAGCTGGACGTCGGCGACCGCGTCAGCCACGACAAGTACGGCCTGGGCACGGTCATCTCGTGCGACGGCGTGGGTCCGCGCGCGACGGCGACGATCGACTTCGGCGCGGCGGGCAAGGTCCGCCTGATGCTCATCGGCAGCGTGCCGATGGTGAAGCTCTGA
- a CDS encoding chorismate mutase translates to MNAQATNADGQPAEHTPAGDDIASLRQEIDWLDKEILRLVKRRIEVSKTIGAARMAAGGTRIVYNREMDVLARYRELGPEGRQLAMALLNLGRGRLGR, encoded by the coding sequence ATGAACGCACAAGCGACGAACGCCGACGGCCAGCCCGCCGAGCACACCCCCGCCGGGGACGACATCGCGTCGCTCCGGCAGGAGATCGACTGGCTGGACAAGGAGATCCTCCGGCTGGTGAAACGCCGGATCGAGGTGTCCAAGACGATCGGGGCCGCGCGGATGGCCGCCGGCGGCACGCGGATCGTCTACAACCGCGAGATGGACGTGCTCGCCCGCTACCGCGAGCTGGGCCCGGAAGGCAGGCAGCTGGCCATGGCGCTGCTCAACCTCGGGCGCGGCAGGCTCGGCCGGTAA
- a CDS encoding M23 family metallopeptidase, producing the protein MVAAVAAGAFAAAAAGQTLKTVTDSDAAVTPLANSQDASASLTAGGAGSGGAPELLPTGHTVDASAEAAKLSDSASVTQAREQREADAAKKAAEEASRPKTCLPAHGTFTSGFGARWGTSHLGIDIANAIGTPIYAASDGTVIEAGPASGFGLWVRIQLDDGTIQVYGHMNSFSVKEGQKVKCGEQIAEIGNRGQSTGPHLHFEVWQNGTKKIDPRPWLAARGIVI; encoded by the coding sequence GTGGTCGCCGCGGTGGCGGCCGGAGCGTTCGCCGCCGCAGCAGCGGGCCAGACACTCAAGACGGTCACCGACTCCGACGCGGCCGTGACGCCGCTGGCCAACAGCCAGGACGCCAGCGCGTCCCTGACCGCGGGAGGTGCGGGCTCCGGGGGTGCCCCCGAGCTCCTGCCGACCGGCCACACCGTCGACGCCTCCGCCGAGGCCGCGAAGCTCTCCGACAGCGCCTCCGTCACGCAGGCGCGTGAGCAGCGCGAAGCCGACGCCGCGAAGAAGGCCGCCGAAGAAGCCTCTCGCCCCAAGACCTGCCTCCCGGCTCACGGGACGTTCACGTCGGGCTTCGGCGCCCGGTGGGGCACGAGCCACCTGGGTATCGACATCGCCAACGCGATCGGCACCCCGATCTACGCGGCCTCCGACGGCACGGTGATCGAGGCCGGCCCGGCGAGCGGCTTCGGCCTGTGGGTCCGCATCCAGCTCGACGACGGCACGATCCAGGTCTACGGCCACATGAACAGCTTCTCCGTGAAGGAGGGGCAGAAGGTCAAGTGCGGCGAGCAGATCGCGGAGATCGGCAACCGCGGCCAGAGCACCGGCCCGCACCTGCACTTCGAGGTGTGGCAGAACGGCACGAAGAAGATCGACCCCCGGCCGTGGCTGGCCGCGCGCGGCATCGTCATCTGA